The genomic stretch TTCAGGCAGCTTTTTGCTCAGGTAACCAATCCTCCTATTGATGCTATCAGGGAAGAAATCGTAACCTCTACAGATGTATATATAGGAGAAGACGGAAATCTCTTGGAGGAATGTGCAGAAAACTGCAAAGTACTTAAGATTCACAACCCCATCCTTACCAGCACCGATCTCTTAAAGATCAAGTCCATGAAGATACCGGGCTTTAAGGTGGAAACCATTCCGATTATTTATTATAAGAATACCTCTTTAGAGAGAGCGATTGATCATATATTCGTAGAAGCCGACCGTGCATATAAGGAAGGAGCCAATATACTGATCCTTTCCGACCGAGGCGTTGATGAGAATCATGTAGCTATTCCTTCTCTGTTAGCGGTGTCCGCGATGCAGCAGCATCTGGTAAGAACCAAGAAGAGAACAGCAGTTGCTATGATATTAGAAAGTGCAGAACCCAGAGAAGTTCATCATTTTGCAACTCTTTTAGGTTATGGAGCCTGTGCGGTTAATCCATATCTTGCCCAGGAATCCATTAAGCAGCTTATTGCCAACAATATGCTGGATAAGGATTACTATGCAGCGGTAAATGATTACAATAAGGCAATATTAAAGGGAATTGTAAAGATAGCCTCCAAAATGGGTATTTCAACAATCCAGTCCTATCAGGGTTCCAAGATATTTGAAGCAATCGGTATCTGCAAAAATGTAATTGACAGATATTTTACTGACACTGTAAGCCGTATCGAAGGAATTTCTATTAAGGATATTGAGAAACAGGTAGATGAGCTTCATACCAAAGCATTCGATCCTCTTGGACTTAATGCAGACTTAACACTTGATAACAGTGGTAATCACAAATTAAGAAGCGGCAAAGAAGAACATCTGTATAACCCTCAGACCATACACCTGCTTCAGAAGGCAACCAGAAATGGTGACTATGAATCCTTTAAGGAATACACGAAGCTTATTGAGAAGGAAGAGGAAGGCATCAACTTAAGAGGTCTTTTAGATTTTAAATTCCCGGAAGCAGGCATTCCCATTGAAGAAGTAGAAAGTGTTGATTCCATTGTAAAACGCTTTAAGACTGGTGCCATGTCCTATGGTTCCATCTCACAGGAAGCACATGAAACCCTGGCAATTGCAATGAATATGTTATCCGGTAAATCCAATAGCGGTGAAGGCGGTGAGAGCTTAGAACGTCTGAATATCTCAAAAGACGGACTCAATAAATGTTCTGCTATTAAACAGGTGGCTTCCGGAAGATTCGGTGTAACCAGCCAGTACCTGGTAAGTGCAAAGGAAATCCAGATAAAGATGGCACAGGGAGCAAAACCCGGTGAAGGCGGTCAGCTGCCGGCTGAAAAAGTATATCCCTGGGTTGCTAAGACAAGACATTCAACGCCTGGTGTAGGTCTGATTTCACCGCCGCCTCATCACGATATTTACTCTATTGAGGATTTGGCACAGTTGATTTATGACCTGAAGAACTCCAACAAAGACGCCAGAATTTCTGTTAAACTGGTTTCCGAAGCAGGTGTTGGAACTGTTGCGGCAGGTGTTGCAAAAGCAGGTGCACAGGTTATCCTGATTTCCGGCTTTGACGGTGGTACCGGTGCTGCACCCAGAAATTCCATTCACAATGCCGGACTTCCCTGGGAGTTAGGTCTTGCAGAGACACATCAGACACTTATCATGAACGGACTTCGCTCCAGGGTAATGGTAGAGACTGACGGTAAGCTTATGTCAGGAAGAGACGTTGTAATAGCAGCGCTTCTTGGTGCAGAGGAATTCGGTTTTGCAACTGCGCCACTGGTGACCTTAGGCTGTGTCATGATGCGTGTATGTAATCTGGACACCTGTCCGGTAGGTGTTGCTACCCAGAATCCGGAGCTACGTAAGAACTTTAAAGGTAAACCGGAATATGTAATCAACTTCATGCGCTTTATCGCAGAAGAAGTAAGAGAATATATGGCAAGACTTGGTGTACGCAAATTGGAGGAGCTGGTAGGAAGAAGCGAGCTGTTAAAAGAAAAAGAAAATGCAATGACCGGAAGAGCAGCAAGAATTGACCTTTCCAGGATTCTTAATAATCCTTACGCAGGAGACAGTGAAAAGGGTCATTTTGATCCCAGCAAGGTATATAACTTTGAGCTGGAAAAGACCATTGATGAGAGAATTCTCTTAAAGAAACTTAAGAGTGCTATAGCTGCCGGGCAATCCAAGACCGTTGAAGTGGAAGTATCCAATATCGATCGTACATTCGGAACCATCTTAGGTTCAGAAATTACTAAAGCTCACGGTACTACTCTGGAAGAGGATACTTACGTTATCAAATGCCAGGGCAGCGGCGGGCAGAGTTTCGGAGCTTTTATTCCGAAGGGACTTACCCTCGAATTATCCGGTGACAGCAACGATTATTTCGGAAAAGGTCTTTCTGGCGGCAAGCTGGTAGTATATCCTCCCAAAGGAACGAAATTCGAAGCAGATAAGAACATTATTATCGGTAATGTTGCACTTTACGGTGCTACCAGCGGTAAGGTGTTTATAAACGGAGTTGCGGGAGAACGTTTCTGTGTACGTAATTCCGGAGCCAGTGCTGTTGTTGAAGGGGTGGGCGACCACGGCTGTGAGTATATGACCGGCGGAAGAGTTGTAGTACTTGGTACTACCGGGAAGAACTTTGCGGCAGGTATGAGCGGCGGTATAGCTTATGTACTGGATGAAGGCAGCAATTTATATAAGAAGCTTAACAAGGAAATGGTATCCATGGAAGCTGTAACCGAGAAGTATGATGTTCTGGAATTAAAGAGCATGATTACAGAACATGTAGAGAAAACCGGCTCCTTAAAAGGTAAGGATATCTTAGAGAACTTCATGGATTATCTGCCTAAGTTTAAGAAGATTATTCCTTATGATTACAGCCGTATGCTTATGACCATTGTTCAGATGGAAGAAAAAGGCTTAAGCAGCGAACAGGCACAGATAGAGGCATTCTTTGCCAACACCAGGAGCTAGGAGGTAGGAAGCAATGGGAAAACCAACAGGATTTATGGAATATGACAGAAAGCTGAGTAAAGGACTGGCTCCTGAAGAACGTATCAAGAATTTTGACGAATTCCACATTCCTCTGCCAAAGGAGGAGCAAAGGATACAGGGAGCAAGATGTATGGACTGCGGTGTACCTTTCTGCCAGTCAGGAGTTATCCTAAACGGAATGACTTCTGGTTGCCCGTTAAATAACCTTGTACCGGAATGGAATGATCTGTTATACAACGGAAATATGAATCAGGCACTAAACCGCTTGTTTAAGACAAATAATTTCCCTGAATTTACCGGGCGTGTATGTCCGGCTCCCTGTGAGCCGGCCTGCACCTGTAATGTGGCGACCACTCCGGTAGCTATCAAGGAAAATGAGTTAAGTATAATAGAAAACGGATACAAAGCAGGTTTTATAACTGCCCAGCCCCCCAAGGTAAGAACCGGTAAGAAAGTTGCCGTTATCGGCTCCGGCCCTTCCGGTCTCGCAGCAGCAGACCAGTTGAATAAACGCGGTCATCAAGTAACCGTGTTTGAACGCTCCGACCGTATTGGCGGACTGCTGATGTATGGCATCCCCAATATGAAACTGGAGAAGCACGTTATTGACCGTAAGGTAAACCTCATGAAAGAAGAAGGGGTAACCTTTATCACAGGAGCTGATGTAGGGAAAGATATAAAGGTATCGCAATTAAAGAAGGAATATGACAGCATCATCTTGGCATGTGGGGCCTCCAAACCCAGAGATATCAATGCGCCTGGAAGGGAAGCGAAGGGAATCTATTTTGCGGTGGATTTCTTAAAGGGTGTTACGAAGAGTCTGCTGGATTCTAATTTCGAAGATGGTGCCTGTATCAACACCAAAGGTAAGAATGTAATCGTAATCGGTGGTGGAGATACCGGAAACGACTGTGTTGGTACCAGTGTAAGACAGGGAGCCCAATCTGTTCTTCAG from Anaerocolumna sp. AGMB13020 encodes the following:
- the gltB gene encoding glutamate synthase large subunit — its product is MDRYGVEETKRTCEGLYDPRFEHDNCGIGAVVNIKGVKTHETVANALKIVENLEHRAGKDAEGKTGDGVGILLQISHKFFQKEAEALNINLGGERNYGIGMFFFPQDELSRNQAKKMFEIIVEKEGMEFLGWRKVPIDPKILGTQAVECMPCIMQGFVKRPSGVKKGLDFDRRLYIARRVFEQSNDNTYVVSLSSRTIVYKGMFLVNQLRMFFIDLQDKIYESAIAIVHSRFSTNTNPSWQRAHPNRLIVHNGEINTIRGNVDKMLAREETMQSKYLNKELHKILPVINAEGSDSAMLDNALEFLIMSGMDLPLAVMITIPEPWTNDQNMSQEKKDFYQYYATMMEPWDGPASILFSDGDIMGAVLDRNGLRPSRYYITEDDHLVLSSEVGVLDIAPEKIVKKERLRPGKMLLVDTVKGCVIDDEDLKNSYASGSPYGEWLDSNLVKLKDLHIPNKKVWEYDDEERARLQKAFGYTYEDYRTTILPMARTGAEPVAAMGADSPLPILSKSNPPLFSYFRQLFAQVTNPPIDAIREEIVTSTDVYIGEDGNLLEECAENCKVLKIHNPILTSTDLLKIKSMKIPGFKVETIPIIYYKNTSLERAIDHIFVEADRAYKEGANILILSDRGVDENHVAIPSLLAVSAMQQHLVRTKKRTAVAMILESAEPREVHHFATLLGYGACAVNPYLAQESIKQLIANNMLDKDYYAAVNDYNKAILKGIVKIASKMGISTIQSYQGSKIFEAIGICKNVIDRYFTDTVSRIEGISIKDIEKQVDELHTKAFDPLGLNADLTLDNSGNHKLRSGKEEHLYNPQTIHLLQKATRNGDYESFKEYTKLIEKEEEGINLRGLLDFKFPEAGIPIEEVESVDSIVKRFKTGAMSYGSISQEAHETLAIAMNMLSGKSNSGEGGESLERLNISKDGLNKCSAIKQVASGRFGVTSQYLVSAKEIQIKMAQGAKPGEGGQLPAEKVYPWVAKTRHSTPGVGLISPPPHHDIYSIEDLAQLIYDLKNSNKDARISVKLVSEAGVGTVAAGVAKAGAQVILISGFDGGTGAAPRNSIHNAGLPWELGLAETHQTLIMNGLRSRVMVETDGKLMSGRDVVIAALLGAEEFGFATAPLVTLGCVMMRVCNLDTCPVGVATQNPELRKNFKGKPEYVINFMRFIAEEVREYMARLGVRKLEELVGRSELLKEKENAMTGRAARIDLSRILNNPYAGDSEKGHFDPSKVYNFELEKTIDERILLKKLKSAIAAGQSKTVEVEVSNIDRTFGTILGSEITKAHGTTLEEDTYVIKCQGSGGQSFGAFIPKGLTLELSGDSNDYFGKGLSGGKLVVYPPKGTKFEADKNIIIGNVALYGATSGKVFINGVAGERFCVRNSGASAVVEGVGDHGCEYMTGGRVVVLGTTGKNFAAGMSGGIAYVLDEGSNLYKKLNKEMVSMEAVTEKYDVLELKSMITEHVEKTGSLKGKDILENFMDYLPKFKKIIPYDYSRMLMTIVQMEEKGLSSEQAQIEAFFANTRS
- a CDS encoding glutamate synthase subunit beta, whose protein sequence is MGKPTGFMEYDRKLSKGLAPEERIKNFDEFHIPLPKEEQRIQGARCMDCGVPFCQSGVILNGMTSGCPLNNLVPEWNDLLYNGNMNQALNRLFKTNNFPEFTGRVCPAPCEPACTCNVATTPVAIKENELSIIENGYKAGFITAQPPKVRTGKKVAVIGSGPSGLAAADQLNKRGHQVTVFERSDRIGGLLMYGIPNMKLEKHVIDRKVNLMKEEGVTFITGADVGKDIKVSQLKKEYDSIILACGASKPRDINAPGREAKGIYFAVDFLKGVTKSLLDSNFEDGACINTKGKNVIVIGGGDTGNDCVGTSVRQGAQSVLQIEMMPKPPETRREDNPWPEWPKVLKTDYGQEEAIAVYGSDPRVYESTVKEFIADKDGNLIKVKIVKLCSKFNAETKRFQMEEVPGSEYEVNADYVFIAAGFLGTEEYVAKAFGVELNARTNVATEEGKYQTSQEKVFVTGDMRRGQSLVVWAIREGREVAMAVDESLMGYSNL